One window of the Archangium primigenium genome contains the following:
- a CDS encoding peptide MFS transporter, which translates to MQTLASPPPPPPAGAEDGAVLPREPHGFFGHPRGLSTLFFTEMWERFSYYGMKALLILFMTASAAQGGLGFDTNKASAIYGLYTAAVYLTALPGGWIADRFIGQRHAVLVGGIIIALGHFSMALPGVAFFYLGLLLIVTGTGLLKPNISAMVGGLYAPGDARRDAGFSIFYMGINIGVSVAPIVLGYLGENVSWHAGFGLAGVGMVFGLIQYVAGARHLGDVGRPTPRAGEASASGGSSGGVALGLGVAVVALLGGAQALGIVDMTSAVGLAHTVLLIIVALSVAVFGYYFTAGGLDAQEKRRLGVIGVFFLGSFIFWAGFEQAGSSLNLFARSLTDREVFGWLMPASFLQSVNGVFIIALAPVFAWLWVRLSRRGREPSSPAKFSLGLVMLGAGFLVMVAASLAAAGGQKVSPMWLVLTYLLHTFGELCLSPVGLSTVTKLSPPRAVGQMMGVWFLSMALGNLIAGRVAGQFESMPLPQLFGQVALVTLVAGGVLAACVKPLRGMMGGVR; encoded by the coding sequence ATGCAGACCCTGGCTTCTCCGCCTCCTCCGCCGCCCGCGGGCGCGGAGGACGGCGCCGTCCTCCCCCGTGAGCCCCATGGCTTCTTCGGACATCCCCGTGGCCTGTCCACGCTCTTCTTCACGGAGATGTGGGAGCGCTTCAGCTACTACGGCATGAAGGCGCTGCTCATCCTGTTCATGACGGCCTCGGCGGCGCAGGGGGGCCTGGGCTTCGACACGAACAAGGCGAGCGCCATCTACGGGCTGTACACGGCGGCGGTGTACCTCACGGCGCTGCCGGGCGGGTGGATCGCGGACCGCTTCATCGGCCAGCGGCACGCGGTGCTCGTGGGCGGCATCATCATCGCGCTCGGGCACTTCAGCATGGCGCTGCCCGGGGTGGCCTTCTTCTACCTGGGCCTGCTGCTCATCGTCACCGGCACGGGCCTGCTCAAGCCCAACATCAGCGCCATGGTGGGCGGGCTCTACGCCCCGGGCGACGCGCGGCGCGACGCGGGCTTCTCCATCTTCTACATGGGCATCAACATCGGCGTGTCCGTGGCGCCCATCGTGCTCGGCTACCTGGGCGAGAACGTGAGCTGGCACGCGGGCTTCGGCCTGGCCGGCGTGGGCATGGTGTTCGGGCTCATCCAGTACGTGGCGGGCGCCCGGCACCTGGGGGACGTGGGGCGGCCCACGCCGCGCGCGGGGGAGGCCTCCGCGTCCGGGGGCTCGAGCGGCGGCGTGGCGCTGGGCTTGGGCGTGGCGGTGGTGGCGCTGCTCGGGGGCGCGCAGGCGCTGGGCATCGTGGACATGACGAGCGCGGTGGGTCTGGCCCACACGGTGCTGCTCATCATCGTGGCGCTGTCGGTGGCCGTGTTCGGCTACTACTTCACCGCCGGGGGGCTGGACGCCCAGGAGAAGCGGCGGCTGGGCGTCATCGGCGTGTTCTTCCTCGGCTCGTTCATCTTCTGGGCGGGCTTCGAGCAGGCGGGCTCCTCGCTCAACCTCTTCGCCCGCTCGCTCACGGACCGCGAGGTGTTCGGCTGGCTCATGCCCGCCAGCTTCCTGCAGTCCGTCAACGGCGTGTTCATCATCGCGCTCGCCCCGGTGTTCGCCTGGCTGTGGGTGCGGTTGAGCCGGCGCGGACGCGAGCCCTCCAGCCCCGCCAAGTTCTCGCTCGGCCTGGTGATGCTGGGCGCGGGCTTCCTCGTCATGGTGGCCGCGTCGCTCGCCGCCGCGGGGGGCCAGAAGGTGAGCCCGATGTGGCTGGTGCTCACCTACCTGCTGCACACCTTCGGGGAGCTGTGCCTGAGCCCGGTGGGCCTGAGCACGGTGACGAAGCTCTCCCCCCCGCGCGCGGTGGGCCAGATGATGGGCGTGTGGTTCCTGTCCATGGCGCTCGGCAACCTCATCGCCGGCCGGGTGGCGGGGCAGTTCGAGTCCATGCCCCTGCCCCAGCTCTTCGGTCAGGTGGCGCTCGTCACGCTGGTGGCGGGCGGGGTGCTCGCCGCCTGCGTGAAGCCCCTGCGCGGGATGATGGGCGGGGTGCGCTAG
- a CDS encoding MerR family transcriptional regulator → MAERTYRIHVAAEFSGVRVELIRAWERRYGVLSPRRTPAGYRVYTDRDVALLKRLKQLTEEGVSISEAATMLPQLLAEIDAAQPAVSTAPQEPGPVSVQSWREDILEAVRALDQRRVSETLDEVLGALSPLRAYEDVLVPLQREVGDLWHSGVFSVGQEHLVTQEVRARLISLLHAAPNKGRRHVLLACFPEEMHEMGLLGLALRMRHAGMTVTLLGQRTPGDEVVRMSRALKVDLVGLSAVLDPGAEAFEAMLKPIMQGLTPGGPPVWVGGQGALTHRALCERWGARVFAGPSDWARLLSS, encoded by the coding sequence ATGGCTGAGCGCACCTACCGCATCCACGTGGCCGCGGAGTTCTCCGGCGTGCGGGTGGAGCTCATCCGCGCCTGGGAGCGGCGCTATGGGGTGCTCTCCCCCCGGCGCACGCCCGCGGGCTACCGCGTCTACACGGACCGGGACGTGGCCCTGCTCAAGCGGCTCAAGCAGCTGACCGAGGAGGGGGTGTCCATCAGCGAGGCGGCCACGATGCTGCCGCAGCTCCTGGCGGAGATCGACGCCGCCCAGCCCGCCGTGTCCACCGCCCCCCAGGAGCCGGGTCCGGTGAGCGTCCAGTCCTGGCGCGAGGACATCCTCGAGGCGGTGCGCGCGCTGGACCAGCGGCGGGTGTCGGAGACGCTGGACGAGGTGCTGGGGGCGCTCTCGCCCCTGAGGGCCTACGAGGACGTGCTGGTGCCCCTGCAGCGCGAGGTGGGGGACCTGTGGCACTCGGGCGTCTTCTCCGTGGGCCAGGAGCACCTGGTGACCCAGGAGGTGCGCGCGCGGCTCATCAGCCTGCTGCACGCGGCGCCCAACAAGGGGCGGCGCCACGTGCTGCTCGCGTGCTTTCCGGAGGAGATGCACGAGATGGGGCTCCTGGGGCTGGCGCTGCGGATGCGGCATGCCGGCATGACGGTGACGCTGCTGGGCCAGCGCACCCCCGGCGACGAGGTGGTCCGCATGTCCCGGGCCCTGAAGGTGGACCTGGTGGGGCTCTCGGCGGTGCTGGATCCGGGCGCCGAGGCGTTCGAGGCCATGCTCAAGCCCATCATGCAAGGGCTGACCCCCGGCGGTCCTCCCGTCTGGGTGGGCGGGCAGGGCGCCCTGACCCATCGGGCTCTCTGCGAGCGCTGGGGCGCGCGCGTCTTCGCGGGTCCCAGTGACTGGGCACGGCTGCTGAGTAGCTGA
- a CDS encoding amidohydrolase family protein, with amino-acid sequence MKTPRVLASLGACLLFVVGMLSGCRSAPLSVPVVSERAVAFVGVHVVPMDTERVLMDQTVVVRNGFITALGPSASITVPADAERIEGRGHFLMPGLADFQIHLHSDEQLLSYLAHGVTTVFDLNGSPRQLALRAQLTEQQRFGPRLYTSSPLFDGQPGRGDAVAVTSAEQARIAVVRQKLAGYDAIKVYHTLDPEVYAVISGMARQQKLPVVGHVPRKGGVDTVLRARQALVAPGAEFFARTLPEEAALAELARATKAAGTTVAPGLVQIHAQLRMLENVEGVFADPEARYLSPEVLRTWSYTNPTRRIDVAAYGERERALYPLMRAFTRALQKEGARLVVGTDASDVGLFPGASVHRELGELVDAGLSPYAALCAATRDAGAFIQEHVDPAARFGTVAVGQHADLMLLPANPLEDVGRVGQALGVMSRGLWLPREKLQRMRDKAAKALPGR; translated from the coding sequence ATGAAGACCCCGCGCGTCCTGGCCAGCCTGGGCGCCTGTCTGTTGTTCGTGGTGGGGATGTTGTCGGGTTGTCGGAGCGCGCCGCTGTCGGTGCCCGTGGTGTCCGAGCGCGCCGTCGCCTTCGTGGGGGTCCACGTCGTCCCCATGGACACCGAGCGTGTCCTGATGGACCAGACGGTCGTCGTCCGCAATGGCTTCATCACCGCCCTGGGGCCCAGCGCGTCCATCACCGTGCCCGCCGACGCCGAGCGCATCGAGGGCCGGGGCCACTTCCTGATGCCGGGGCTGGCGGACTTCCAGATCCACCTGCACTCGGACGAGCAGCTGCTGTCGTACCTCGCCCACGGCGTCACCACCGTGTTCGACCTGAACGGCTCGCCGCGACAGCTCGCCCTGCGCGCCCAGCTCACCGAGCAGCAGCGCTTCGGTCCCCGGCTCTACACGAGCAGCCCGCTGTTCGACGGGCAGCCGGGACGCGGGGACGCGGTGGCGGTGACGAGCGCGGAGCAGGCGCGCATCGCCGTGGTGCGGCAGAAGCTCGCGGGCTACGACGCCATCAAGGTCTACCACACGCTGGATCCCGAGGTGTACGCGGTCATCTCCGGGATGGCGCGCCAGCAGAAGCTGCCCGTGGTGGGCCACGTGCCGCGCAAGGGCGGCGTGGACACGGTGCTGCGCGCGCGTCAGGCGCTCGTGGCGCCGGGCGCGGAGTTCTTCGCGCGGACCCTGCCGGAGGAGGCCGCCCTGGCCGAGCTCGCGCGCGCCACCAAGGCCGCGGGCACCACGGTGGCGCCGGGCCTGGTGCAGATCCACGCGCAGCTGCGGATGCTGGAGAACGTGGAGGGCGTCTTCGCGGACCCCGAGGCGCGCTACCTGTCCCCGGAGGTGCTGCGCACGTGGAGCTACACCAACCCGACGCGCCGCATCGACGTGGCGGCCTATGGGGAGCGCGAGCGCGCGCTCTACCCGCTGATGCGCGCCTTCACGCGGGCGCTCCAGAAGGAGGGCGCGCGGCTGGTGGTGGGCACGGACGCCTCGGACGTGGGGCTGTTTCCCGGCGCCTCGGTGCACCGCGAGCTGGGGGAGCTGGTGGACGCGGGCCTGAGCCCCTACGCGGCCCTGTGCGCGGCCACCCGCGACGCGGGCGCCTTCATCCAGGAGCACGTGGACCCGGCGGCGCGCTTCGGCACGGTGGCGGTGGGCCAGCACGCGGACCTGATGCTCCTGCCCGCCAACCCCCTGGAGGACGTGGGCCGGGTGGGGCAGGCGCTCGGGGTGATGTCGCGCGGCCTGTGGCTGCCGCGCGAGAAGCTCCAGCGCATGCGCGACAAGGCCGCCAAGGCGCTGCCAGGCCGCTAG
- a CDS encoding lysophospholipid acyltransferase family protein, with protein MIHAAKGGLLGGVADGYVGWKFRSAFRGLWVRGPLEGGAQARLVYANHTNWWDGFVLHQLGRAAGWDAYCVMEEHNLARYRFLSRLGAFSIRRGEGSSSLETLRYARGLLRKPRAAVCIFPEGELRPFGARELRLERGVELLARVGQVPCVPLAIRYVFFEHERPDVLVQVGEAHAAGPLARFQEALSATVRALESVTSLEGFTRCVAGARGVAERWDAVRGRSHG; from the coding sequence TTGATCCACGCGGCCAAGGGGGGGCTTCTCGGCGGGGTGGCCGACGGGTACGTGGGCTGGAAGTTCCGGTCCGCCTTCCGAGGCTTGTGGGTGCGCGGACCCTTGGAGGGCGGCGCCCAGGCGCGGCTCGTCTACGCCAACCACACCAACTGGTGGGATGGGTTCGTGCTGCACCAGCTCGGGCGGGCGGCGGGTTGGGATGCGTACTGCGTCATGGAGGAGCACAACCTGGCGCGCTACCGCTTCCTGTCGCGGCTGGGGGCGTTCAGCATCCGCCGGGGTGAGGGGTCCTCGTCCCTGGAGACCCTGCGCTATGCGCGGGGCCTGCTGCGCAAACCCCGGGCCGCGGTGTGCATCTTCCCCGAGGGCGAGCTGCGGCCCTTCGGAGCGCGGGAGCTGCGGCTCGAGCGCGGCGTGGAGCTGCTCGCGCGGGTGGGGCAGGTGCCGTGCGTGCCGCTCGCCATCCGCTACGTCTTCTTCGAGCACGAGCGGCCCGACGTGCTGGTGCAGGTGGGCGAGGCCCATGCGGCCGGGCCCCTGGCGCGCTTCCAGGAGGCCCTGAGCGCCACGGTGCGCGCGCTGGAGTCGGTGACGAGCCTGGAGGGCTTCACCCGGTGCGTGGCGGGGGCCCGGGGCGTCGCGGAGCGGTGGGACGCCGTGCGCGGGCGGTCCCATGGCTGA
- a CDS encoding lycopene cyclase domain-containing protein, which translates to MMDSRWAYFIHLMAWAGPFILLQAVVLRLYFRERAGPIFRAALVPALVVGVYLSIADHLAIAEGIWGFGEGKHLGIYLGAVPLEELLFFVLTSVMVALGLTLFLALLSRREARVP; encoded by the coding sequence ATGATGGACTCGCGCTGGGCGTACTTCATCCACCTGATGGCGTGGGCGGGCCCCTTCATCCTGTTGCAGGCGGTGGTGCTGCGCCTCTACTTCCGCGAGCGCGCGGGCCCCATCTTCCGCGCGGCGCTCGTACCCGCGCTCGTGGTGGGCGTGTACCTGTCCATCGCGGACCACCTGGCCATCGCCGAGGGCATCTGGGGCTTCGGCGAGGGCAAGCACCTGGGCATCTACCTGGGGGCGGTGCCCCTGGAGGAGCTGCTCTTCTTCGTGCTCACCAGCGTGATGGTGGCCCTGGGGCTCACCCTCTTCCTGGCCTTGTTGTCCCGGCGAGAGGCGCGTGTGCCTTGA